The following are encoded together in the Bicyclus anynana chromosome 2, ilBicAnyn1.1, whole genome shotgun sequence genome:
- the LOC112052107 gene encoding uncharacterized protein LOC112052107, with amino-acid sequence MARDKMAAIYLPCVVFVCLNIFAVEGAMHVKGLICQDPDTKKLYPVNSTWPSESFCGNYTCRLRRTNVTQTEYAPVNIISTSPDTKDKSLSDDMELSPSEQAFVFLKKMQPAQEPIFHKEAQNRANARTDSKKSGGTDSDRYLTESEIKSITEILHTVKKSDLEAIIEIYNIAQDIYKEMDTNMEEKKVNDTDMKIKSTNSEIKETDLNTLKTNDSKHNVLKAKESVSYWYEPLENTKTKPTDLKVEGTYSVPTARSYSRPATYFSGLLTERDFRKLPYPISSNLQVSSPYTYNKVTHNFHNYAPRQAKPCRKRFNNIAPTWVNTHLNNAKSEAERWQLMQPVLLPYPFSYVHHYNFSSYPTSFYYSNYPLIQLNADYSRTQTYPQQNFGAYKISDVPKAIVSANIEENHKPDFKEEVNTDDKETLNNKEVVVIPEWQTEELSAKVLDEVKANILENSKLLKHLNAVKNVKVAKVVKLDELTRRKRDTSNTDNEDIEFKIIKYEPYLEKTICESSTELGYFRLGDPHEPYPACCPQKIYS; translated from the exons aTGGCGCGAGACAAAATGGCGGCGATCTATTTACCCTGCGTTGTGTTTGTGTGTCTGAATATATTCGCCGTTGAAGGAGCTATGCATGTAAAag GTCTAATTTGTCAGGACCCAGATACCAAAAAACTTTATCCAGTTAATTCAACATGGCCATCTGAAAGTTTTTGCGGTAATTATACTTGCAGACTTAGGCGGACAAACGTTACTCAAACAGAGTACGCGCCTGTTAACATAATAAGCACTTCACCCGATACAAAAGATAAATCTCTATCAGACGATATGGAGCTAAGTCCAAGCGAGCAAGCAtttgtctttttaaaaaaaatgcaaccagCACAGGAACCAATATTTCACAAAGAAGCACAGAATAGAGCAAACGCTAGAACAGATTCAAAGAAATCCGGAGGTACTGATTCTGACCGATATCTTACAGAATctgaaataaaatcaataacagAAATCTTACATACGGTTAAGAAAAGTGACTTGGAAGCtattatagaaatatataacATCGCTCAAGATATTTACAAAGAAATGGACACCAATATGGAGGAAAAGAAAGTGAATGATACtgatatgaaaattaaaagtacTAATTCGGAAATTAAAGAAACCGATTTGAATACTTTAAAAACAAACGATAGTAAACATAATGTCTTGAAAGCTAAAGAATCCGTTTCTTATTGGTATGAACCATTGGAAAACACGAAAACAAAACCAACAGATTTGAAAGTTGAAGGTACTTACTCCGTTCCCACGGCTAGAAGTTATTCACGTCCCGCTACATACTTCAGCGGTTTATTGACAGAAAGAGATTTCAGAAAGCTACCATATCCAATATCATCAAATCTACAAGTATCGTCAccatatacttataataaagtaacacataattttcataattatgcaCCACGTCAAGCGAAACCATGTAGGAAGAGGTTTAACAACATAGCACCGACCTGGGTGAACACACACTTAAACAATGCTAAATCAGAAGCAGAAAGATGGCAATTGATGCAACCAGTGCTACTTCCTTATCCATTTTCATACGTTCACCATTATAACTTTAGTTCTTATCCTACCAGTTTCTACTATAGTAACTATCCATTGATCCAGTTAAACGCAGATTACAGTAGAACTCAAACGTATCCACAGCAAAATTTTGGTGCATATAAGATATCTGACGTCCCAAAAGCTATCGTAAGTGCTAATATTGAGGAAAATCATAAACCCGATTTTAAAGAAGAGGTAAACACCGATGATAAGGAAACTTTGAATAATAAAGAAGTAGTTGTTATACCAGAATGGCAGACAGAAGAATTATCAGCCAAAGTTCTTGACGAAGTAAAGGcgaatattttagaaaattcaaAGTTGTTGAAGCATTTAAATgcagttaaaaatgtaaaagtgGCTAAAGTTGTTAAACTAGACGAGTTGACGAGAAGGAAAAGAGACACAAGCAATACTGATAATGAAGATATcgagtttaaaattataaaatacgagCCGTACTTGGAAAAAACAAT